From one Plantibacter flavus genomic stretch:
- a CDS encoding (2Fe-2S)-binding protein, whose product MVSRRLPATSDRILPGTEDALRIDLDGTPVDGLRGQTIAGVLLGSGVLAWRRTSRAGKPRGVFCGIGVCFDCIVTVNGQRDVRACQRRAADGDRIETQQDALPEPTTENDPFGDRT is encoded by the coding sequence ATGGTCTCGAGACGACTGCCCGCGACGAGCGATCGGATCCTGCCCGGCACGGAGGACGCGCTGCGCATCGACCTCGACGGGACGCCCGTCGACGGACTCCGCGGCCAGACGATCGCCGGTGTCCTGTTGGGTTCCGGCGTCCTCGCCTGGCGCCGCACCAGCAGGGCCGGGAAGCCGCGCGGCGTCTTCTGCGGCATCGGGGTCTGCTTCGACTGCATCGTCACGGTGAACGGCCAGCGGGACGTCCGTGCCTGCCAGCGTCGCGCCGCGGACGGCGACCGCATCGAGACGCAGCAGGACGCCCTCCCGGAACCCACGACGGAGAACGACCCGTTCGGGGACCGGACATGA
- a CDS encoding NAD(P)/FAD-dependent oxidoreductase, with translation MTRIVIVGAGIVGAACARILARRGAEVVVLDRSAAAGGTSGSGEGNLLVSDKGPGPELDLARYASRLWPVVTAELSAELGPAFPSIEFERKGGIVVATTEAGAQPLLDFAAAQRAAGVDARPLTEDELLAAEPSITRSSTAAVHYPEDAQVQPVIATEALLASARRAGAIVRTGVTVTGGVRSATGRLTGVRTSVGDASGDAVLVCAGPWSAELGEVLGAPVPVRPRRGMVLVTTRMPHRVHHKVYDGDYFGATQSSDASLQTSSVVESTAAGTVLIGSSRQQIGFDARLDVDVLREVAAKSLRLFPFLRDASVMRSYGGFRPYMPDHLPVIGPDHRLDGLWHATGHEGAGIGLALATAELIGARLLGGSADLDDAPFQLDRPGLAPHLRVDRPAEVA, from the coding sequence ATGACCCGCATCGTCATCGTCGGCGCCGGCATCGTCGGTGCGGCCTGCGCGCGGATCCTCGCCCGCCGCGGCGCCGAGGTCGTCGTATTGGACCGTTCGGCGGCCGCCGGCGGTACGAGCGGCTCGGGGGAGGGGAACCTGCTCGTCTCCGACAAGGGGCCCGGCCCCGAACTCGACCTCGCCCGGTACGCTTCACGCCTCTGGCCCGTCGTCACCGCCGAACTCAGTGCCGAACTCGGACCGGCCTTCCCGAGCATCGAGTTCGAGCGCAAGGGCGGCATCGTGGTCGCCACCACCGAGGCCGGCGCGCAGCCGCTGCTCGACTTCGCCGCCGCCCAGCGCGCGGCCGGTGTCGACGCCCGGCCCCTCACCGAGGACGAGCTGCTCGCGGCGGAGCCGTCGATCACCCGCTCCTCCACGGCGGCCGTCCACTATCCCGAGGACGCACAGGTCCAGCCCGTCATCGCCACGGAGGCCCTGCTCGCCTCGGCCCGGCGGGCGGGCGCGATCGTGCGCACCGGCGTCACCGTGACGGGCGGCGTCCGGAGCGCGACCGGTCGCCTCACGGGTGTCCGGACCTCCGTGGGCGACGCCTCGGGCGATGCGGTCCTCGTCTGCGCCGGACCGTGGTCGGCCGAGCTCGGCGAGGTGCTCGGGGCACCCGTCCCGGTCCGTCCCCGTCGCGGCATGGTGCTCGTCACCACCCGCATGCCGCACCGCGTGCACCACAAGGTCTACGACGGCGACTACTTCGGGGCCACGCAGTCGAGCGACGCCTCGCTCCAGACCTCGAGCGTCGTCGAGTCGACGGCTGCGGGCACCGTCCTCATCGGATCGAGTCGGCAGCAGATCGGGTTCGACGCGCGCCTCGACGTCGACGTGCTCCGCGAGGTCGCGGCGAAGTCGCTGCGCCTCTTCCCGTTCCTCCGCGACGCCTCGGTCATGCGCAGCTACGGTGGCTTCCGGCCGTACATGCCCGACCATCTCCCGGTCATCGGCCCCGACCACCGCCTGGACGGCCTGTGGCACGCGACGGGCCACGAGGGCGCCGGCATCGGGCTGGCCCTCGCGACGGCCGAGCTCATCGGCGCCCGCCTGCTCGGCGGATCGGCCGACCTCGACGACGCCCCGTTCCAACTCGACCGCCCGGGGCTCGCCCCGCACCTGCGCGTCGACCGGCCGGCGGAGGTGGCCTGA
- a CDS encoding GntR family transcriptional regulator, which translates to MSMSAIRPAEERLSLRAQVERAVSAAIISGELAPGTMISVPTLAVQFNVSATPVREAMLDLEKRDFVEAVRNKGFRVTVVSEASLRNTAQIRQLLEPPAMADLAEVFDHGSLPELRQQADDIVAGARDGDLTRYLEADQAFHLALTAKLGNPLLVELVADLRGRTRLVGLAAMLDSQQLDRSAVEHHELLDALERGDGAAARELMHRHIGHTTGWWAGKPESDAE; encoded by the coding sequence ATGAGCATGTCGGCGATCCGACCGGCCGAGGAACGGCTGAGCCTGCGGGCGCAGGTGGAGCGGGCGGTGTCCGCGGCGATCATCTCGGGCGAGCTCGCGCCGGGGACGATGATCTCGGTACCGACGCTGGCGGTGCAGTTCAACGTCTCGGCGACGCCCGTCCGTGAAGCGATGCTCGATCTCGAGAAGCGCGACTTCGTGGAGGCGGTCCGGAACAAGGGGTTCCGTGTCACGGTCGTCAGCGAGGCCTCGCTCCGCAACACGGCGCAGATCCGCCAGCTCCTCGAGCCGCCCGCGATGGCGGACCTGGCGGAGGTCTTCGACCACGGGTCGCTGCCCGAGCTCCGGCAGCAGGCTGACGACATCGTGGCCGGTGCCCGCGACGGCGACCTGACCCGGTACCTCGAAGCCGACCAGGCGTTCCACCTCGCGCTCACCGCGAAACTCGGCAACCCGCTGCTCGTCGAGCTCGTCGCGGACCTCCGCGGACGTACCCGCCTCGTGGGGTTGGCCGCCATGCTCGATTCGCAGCAGCTCGACCGCTCGGCCGTGGAGCACCACGAGCTCCTCGACGCCCTCGAGCGGGGTGACGGGGCCGCCGCTCGCGAGCTCATGCACCGACACATCGGGCACACCACCGGCTGGTGGGCCGGCAAGCCGGAATCCGACGCCGAGTAG
- a CDS encoding FAD-dependent oxidoreductase, translating into MSARQREVVVVGAGPAGLQAALAARALGASVTLLDASDELGGQYWRHLPASRPSAAEASLHHGFERFVAMRAALDADDGCTVITEAQVWAIDVDRAAADHGSDDVSRATGLRLHVLVGPPDGTDRTALTLRPDALVLATGAHDRTLPFPGWDLPGVFSAGAAQALAKGERVTVGQRVVVAGAGPFLLPVAASLTATGSRVLGVYEATTVGGLARGWLPKPWQLLGVTGKAGELLGYVGGHLRHRIPYRVGHAVVAAHGTDRVERVTIAAVDADWSPIPGTERTVEADAVCVSHGFTPRLELPVAVGCALTEARFVQVDDEQRTSVPAVFAAGEITGIGGVDAALAEGAIAGHAAAGGLHGASGIRAAVSRRDTFLAFADRLERAHGIRAGWSDWLDDDTTICRCEEVDYRSLRTTATATCATGLRSLKLSTRAGLGICQGRMCGRTVEELLHRVAAESGGSGLIDGVSSDRRPIASPLRIGELAAQAPGHPPHEPPSTPTAEHPG; encoded by the coding sequence ATGAGCGCCCGGCAGCGGGAGGTCGTCGTCGTCGGTGCAGGTCCCGCCGGCCTCCAGGCCGCGCTCGCCGCCCGGGCCCTCGGTGCGTCCGTCACCCTGCTCGACGCCTCGGACGAGCTCGGCGGTCAGTACTGGCGGCACCTGCCGGCCAGCCGGCCGTCTGCGGCCGAGGCCTCGCTGCATCACGGGTTCGAGCGCTTCGTCGCCATGCGCGCGGCGCTCGACGCCGACGACGGCTGCACGGTGATCACCGAGGCGCAGGTGTGGGCGATCGACGTCGACCGCGCCGCCGCCGACCACGGCTCCGACGACGTCTCCAGGGCGACCGGCCTGCGTCTGCACGTCCTGGTCGGACCGCCGGACGGCACCGACCGCACGGCGCTCACCCTCCGGCCGGACGCGCTCGTCCTCGCGACCGGCGCCCATGACCGCACGCTGCCCTTCCCCGGCTGGGACCTCCCCGGCGTGTTCTCGGCCGGTGCCGCCCAGGCCCTCGCGAAGGGCGAGCGGGTCACCGTCGGTCAGCGGGTGGTCGTGGCCGGTGCCGGACCGTTCCTGTTGCCGGTGGCCGCGTCCTTGACCGCGACCGGATCACGCGTCCTCGGCGTCTACGAGGCCACGACCGTCGGCGGACTCGCCAGGGGCTGGCTCCCCAAGCCCTGGCAGCTGCTCGGCGTGACCGGGAAGGCCGGTGAGCTGCTCGGCTACGTCGGCGGCCACCTCCGTCACCGGATCCCGTACCGCGTCGGCCACGCGGTGGTCGCTGCGCACGGCACGGACCGGGTCGAGCGCGTGACCATCGCCGCCGTCGACGCCGACTGGTCGCCGATCCCCGGGACCGAGCGCACGGTCGAAGCGGACGCCGTCTGCGTCAGCCACGGGTTCACCCCACGGCTCGAGCTGCCCGTCGCGGTCGGCTGCGCGCTCACCGAAGCCCGGTTCGTCCAGGTCGACGACGAGCAGCGCACGAGCGTCCCGGCCGTCTTCGCGGCGGGGGAGATCACCGGTATCGGTGGTGTCGACGCCGCGCTCGCCGAGGGCGCGATCGCGGGACACGCTGCCGCCGGCGGACTCCACGGCGCCTCCGGCATCCGTGCCGCCGTGAGCCGACGCGACACGTTCCTCGCCTTCGCCGACCGGCTCGAACGCGCCCACGGCATCCGCGCCGGCTGGAGCGACTGGCTCGACGACGACACCACCATCTGCCGCTGCGAGGAGGTCGACTACCGCTCGTTGCGCACGACGGCGACCGCCACCTGCGCGACCGGCCTGCGCTCCCTCAAACTCAGCACGCGCGCCGGGCTCGGGATCTGCCAGGGGCGCATGTGCGGTCGCACCGTCGAGGAGCTCCTCCACCGCGTCGCAGCCGAATCCGGCGGCAGCGGCCTCATCGACGGCGTCTCGAGCGACCGCCGGCCCATCGCCTCCCCGCTGCGCATCGGCGAACTCGCCGCGCAGGCACCGGGACACCCTCCCCACGAACCGCCGTCGACCCCGACGGCCGAACACCCAGGATGA